The nucleotide window TTTGAGCTGCCGCTCATAATCGCCTTTAGTGAAACCTTCCACTTGCATtgcttctaaaaaaaataaacaaagtgtatcaaacaaatgtttatgtagaaattaaatttaagtataaaattgttttcttatgaTATTCACTCCGTTTTTcattcttaatttaaaattattttttttatatgttaaaataattctacaacaacaacaaattcaaacattttacaaaatatagaaaaattcacaaatttgtttaacaaaattttttaaaaatttaccaaaatagTTTAGCATGAATGTCGTAAGGAAAACACTTTATACTTAATCAAAACTAAtggtaatatcgattctaaCCATCCAATTTCGTCATAAGTTCGTCTATTTTGTGCTTGATTTTATTcagttcattttgagtattttccggaactacaaatatacaaaaaacaatagcaaattaaattacttGTTTGGGCTGAGATTAACTTTTTTGGTTTCCGGGGTTGGAGTTTTTGgcttgaaaaagtaaaaaaaattcggtCAAAAAGTTCTACACcaaaaagttaattaaatttgttgaaatttttttaatattaacataCCTGGACTAATGTTTTCATCGCTTAATGTAGCTTTGCATCTGAGTACCGGAGTTGAAGTAAATAAGTTTTGTGAAGTCTTTGTGTATCGACTTTTACTTAAATTGAATGCAGTAtaggaatgaataaatattcgttggcATTAATTGGAAAGTAAAAAAGTTTGTAGTTAACCTGCTTTATATTAAACGTTTCTTCGTTTGCAGTGGGAGTTTTGTTCGCAAATACTTCCAaatagttttcttttaatacttCACATGCGACCTCTTTCAACCGAtacttaaaatttactaaaaacgaCAATCATTAAAATTGAAAGACAACAATCGTCGGCGTCGTGGCAGGACTAACGGTTAccaattattttcagaaaagaacaacaacaaaaaagcattgGTTTTGTCACACAACCTATTTCCTATGAAATTTAGGTACTGAAGCGCTCACATACCCAGAGGGCTGGGTCGATCTGTTGTGCGGATGACTAACTCATATGAATGAGTTTCTTGAAGATAACAACAACGATTTTAAAgcgaaatttttttcgtttcttgcCCCGCAACCCATTACCAACTCGCTTACTTTTTTCAGTAGTGAATTATTTTGCTACTGGGTATCTGTTCTTACATATTTCTCatcttacatatttttattcttattctttacatgtagtataataaaaaactaaatatatagatGCGTATTGAAAGTGATGCCCTTTGGCATCAAcccacatgttcatttttgaacattctcccgggcgacaaaagtgactcctgttcattttttaacattctCCCGGGCGATAATAGTGACTCCTGGATAGATGACCTCTGCTTACAATCGTCGCCTCGTCATTACCGATGCCCAAATTAGCATCTGTGTGTAATAGTTTCGTGAAACCGCAAGAATAACGTCTTTGTAGCGCCCAGTGTATCGTTCTCCTATTTTCAATGTAATGTTGAATAATCCATTGTTTTGTAGTCTCCATATATGCTCCAACATAAGCTGCCATGGTATTAGTAACTCCCAAATTGTTGTTACTACATAcagcttttcaaataaaatgtaactGTATTTTATTAGTTCAAATGATTCTCGTCATTTCCTTGTTTTCTTTCCAACACATTGAACTTCTTCTTCAGTATTGTGGTAATCATTTcacaatttgattttttcacattgcggtatttctttttcaataGTGAATCGATCATGTTATTTTTCCTCCTATATGTTGTTACTTTTTTGACATGTAATGCATCTACGTCGTCGTTTCTTTTCAGGTCCTTTGTAATTGGGTTATCACCATAAGGGTAGGTGACTTTCTCCAATGTGTATTTTTCATTAGTTGGTTGTTCATTACCGGCAAGTCTCTCCAGTGGCATATTTCCATCGTCATAACGTTGAATAACTCCCTTTGCATTTTCAACATTCGCACAATTTCAGCGACTTCAACCAGTAATTCCTCtgcttcaatataaataaatttctcgtcgtatttatatgataaatcCAAATTTTGCTCCACgaggttttgaaaatgttgtaatCGATTTTCATACCTTTCGAGTGCAGCTTcgtcagcaatatatatatttgcttttacctTTGCAATTATAGATCTAATTCTTTCCGATCTTTTATCAATTGCTTGCAATAAATGGTCTGCCACCTTTTCGTTTGGGCTATACGCTCTTGCCGTTGTATCCATTCCTTTGGATGCTTGTTGTATTTTGAGCTGCTCTTTAGCTTCTTTCCTCTTTTTTTGTGCGGCATCGCATTGCTGCCGCAATCGCTTTTCGGTTTCTTCATTTTGTTTTCGTAACTGGTAGGTAAAACGCAAACTAGTCTCACATTGTTCGCATATATGTTTGGATAAGAAGTCTTTTTTCCATATTGTTATGTTCGCGCAAACTCTTAGCAATTCCGTCAATTGTTCATTCCCTAGAAAACATTTGAGTCTCCCAACTCTACAACAAATGCGGCATACTTCCACATTtcctttatattaaaattttataaaaaacaaactgttctttttcttcaaagaaTTTGAGGATTTTTGTTTCGATCGCCTTGTTGATCTTGCTGTGCCTCGACTAACAGCTGCTGTAATTCTTAGAATAACAGTTAACTAATGCGTATTGTCTCTCGCAAATACGTTTTACATACAatcttttcaattgatttttttttgtcttttgcctAATTCATGTATAGGACTTTTTTCCTGCCTGTGTTTCTTCTATACATAGGTCTTTTTATTTGACTGAGCACACATTCTGCTCTAACGGCCAAATTTTGTAACAGGTGCCTCTATATTCTAATAGCAGGCCTTTTTAATTGGATCTCTCTTCGGCTCCGGACCTCtctatccggctcgaaggaccaattgtttaaaacaagctgatttcaaatacctcttaccgcgggtcggggaaaatattgaaacaccaagcttgagtgagaactatttcattctaattttattttctaatttctaacttttatatacagtttctaaatatacgtgtatgtgtgtatgtttgtatgtatgctgcaTATTGTTTATGCTGCAATGCATGGGTTAATTTCAAGTGCACATGCACATTTGTATTCAATTGCCTAAATGTATATCTTAGGTCAATAGGTTAtcttaagtaaatatgtttgtatttttgaattttcgaatatttctaACTTGGTGTAAATaacgtaaaaatatataaaataatttatatgtacatgcagAGGTGCTTAGTacaacctgttggcaagagtgattctgcgttcgaTTTCAAGTTTGACATTATTGgtattgatgctggtgcctaggtatacgaaagtaTGTACAACttaaaagttatgactgtcaacagtgacattggagccaaaacgcgaggcgctgactgtttgcttgatgacacgagatatttcgtcttgtcctcaatcaccaccagacccatacgcttcgcttccctatccagtctgaagaaagcagaactaagggcgcgggtgttgtttccaataatatcgatttcatcggcgtacgccaacagCTGTGCACTCTGATAGAAGAAGCTCGGAGGggtcttcccgatcctgacggagcttttagtgttgctcaacgtcagcttacacagccgagTTTTGCAGGTATACCAAATTCAGTCATAGCGGCATAGATGCAACTCCATTTCGTGCTGtcaaaggcagctttaaaatcgacaaagagatggtgtgtgtcgattctcttttcacgggtcttttacaagatttggcgcatggtgaagatctggtcagatgtagattttccaggtctaaagccacactgataaggtccaatcagtttgttgacggtgggctttagtctttcacacagttacctcgatagaaccttatacgcgatgttgagtaGGCTTatcggggaaactttagtatactatcccaggcgtTGGGGGataaagtaggcatggttggaaagaggattaagaatatatatatatatatatagctgcagctgacttatttttttcgagttattcgcaccttaagttgaaaaaagtgcaacttttatattgaattttcacaatatatactgaatattattattatgcacttattttactcTTTCACGatagataatataaagaaagtttatgatattcactctatgtactataagtatattttattgcatcaaTAAGTTTAACAAACGGATCTTCGTGTTTATTTGCTATGGTTTTCCTCCACATATATTCTATTATCGAATTTGCAAAATCTTCAGGATTgttataattattctttataaaaaaacgtttGATGACCCGCCACTGGGACTCAATGCGCTGCGAATGGGTTCCATCATCGGCAACAAATGGATTGTCAGGATCGCTGTGATTTACACGGCGGTGCTCATACCCGTGCTTGTCAAGCAGTCATATGCCTTCCAGCAGTCGGTATATATTATTGTACCTTCTGCGACATGCTTTTGAATTAGAGGTATGAGCACCTCGGAAGACCGTACGTTGTCCGGACATACTTCTAACCTTAAATCGTCGCTGCCGTCCTCTACCATTCCCAATACCCAGTGGCCTTGAACTCTCCTtcctaaaaaagaaataaaaaataagtacttACGTAACgttaacaataatatatttgttattaccTTTGTTGTATTTTCGTTTACCGAATTTACTTTCAtcgatttgaacttttttgctAGGGCCGCCAATTTTTCCCACCGCTACCTGCTGTTCGGCAGTAATTGTACCAGTCGCATATGGTGGAGCTCGATAAAACTGGCTCCCTGATCATGCTGTTTTTCCGAACTTCGGCTTGTGACCAATGCGAGGCATAGGAGTACATTAAATAGAACACCTGAGGTAATGGAATCTTAGCATTTTCAAACCAAGTACCCTTCGCTCGGGACACTGCTCGCGTACGGCAAGTACCCTTCCGACATCGAAAAATTCCGACTGCACAATTACCGGCTACCTATACCGCCATAGCAGTCTTGTGCACACGACACAACTTCCTATTCGGAATCAATCCCTGCTCCTCAGCAAAAGCTATACATTTTTCGCGGGTGTCAAATGTGTGGAATATCTTTCCGATATTCCACATAATTTTGACCTCCGACGCAGTCAAAACGTTACTTTTTCTAACACCTCGGCTGGTGGATGGCTCGTTACAATCTATTTAA belongs to Zeugodacus cucurbitae isolate PBARC_wt_2022May chromosome 6, idZeuCucr1.2, whole genome shotgun sequence and includes:
- the LOC128922450 gene encoding uncharacterized protein LOC128922450, translating into SGSQFYRAPPYATGTITAEQQVAVGKIGGPSKKVQIDESKFGKRKYNKGRRVQGHWVLGMVEDGSDDLRLEVCPDNVRSSEVLIPLIQKHVAEGTIIYTDCWKAYDCLTSTGMSTAV